CGTATGGGCATTACTGATGCGGACGACCGCACTGCTCTGGCAGCAGAACTGTACACTCCGCTGATTGAAGGCGAGCACTCCACGGCGGGCTCGGCTCAAAGCACCGGTGCGCAGGGTGTTACCGTCACTCTGCTGGCGCGGCCCGACGCAGCGGAAACCCTGCTGCGGCTTTTGCGCAACCCCGATGTGCTGGCCCTGCGGCGACTGCTTCTGGCAGATATGGCGCAAAGCCTCGCTCTCGCACCACAGATTGCCGGGGAATATGCCGCGGCAGAATCTCCCGCCAGAGGAGGCCGCACCAGCCTTACCCCAGGCTCGGGCGGCACGTGGTATGTGGCCAAGGTAACGCCGCCCGGGGAACTGGAGCAGCACCCCCCCGCGCCAATCATGCCCGATGCGGGGCACGAGGCCGCGCGCCAGCAGGCGCAGGCCAGAGCCGACAATCTCGCCGCAGAAATTACCGCCTGCCTCAGCGCCCTGGATGCCCTGCGGCTTTCGCCCGAGGGCTGGCTGACCAGCGCAGAGGCCCTGCCCACGCTTGAAAATGCCGCCGCAGCCCTGCCACGCAGCGCCGCCGTGCAGCTTCTGCTCGCAGAGGCGCAGCTGCAGGCAGGCATGCCCCAGCGCAGCATACTTTCCTGTTCCGCAGCTCTTGATCTGGCTCCTGCCCTTGCGCGGGGCAGGTATATCCGCTCTCTTGCGCACTGGCGGCTGCAACAGATGGGCCTGGCAGAAGACGACTTGAGCGCCGCCCTGAACACCACAGATGAAACATTTCTGCGTACACCCGACAGGGTGCGCCTGCTGCGCGCGCGTGGAGCCCTGCGCATGCTGCGCAACAACGCAGAGGGCATGTGCAGCGATCTTACCGCCGCCTGCGCCCTTGGCGACTGCGAAGGTCTTGCCGCCGCGCGTAACCAGCAGCTCTGCACCGGGCAGCCCGCAGGTGATGCTTCCCCCGCCCCGGAAGTACCCTCGCCCGCCGCCAGCCCGGCAAATACCTCCGGCAAGGTGGCCCCATGAGCCGCCAGCCCCTGCTCAAGGTCTATGGGCACATCTACCCCGTGGACGATGCCCTGTATGCAGCGCTTGCGCATGCCTGCGCAGACGCCATGCCGGACGAAGATGACATTCCCGTGCTGGAACATGATGGCGACATGGCCCGTTTTTCCTTTGAGGGAACTTACTTTCCCCTTGATGAAGTGCTGGCAGTGCTGACGGCCCATGTCCGGGCAGAGCATCAGGGCAAGCTGGACATTCTTGACCTTGAAGCGTGGAAACTCATACGCCATACCGTTGCCCAGGGCCGCATAGATGTGCACAGCGCCCCGCTCAACAACGTGCTGGATTATTCGGGGCACTAGGCTTTTTCCCCCAGCGGCAGTGCCCCCGTGCCCTCGGCATTGTGATTCAATCACATTCCATTCTCTCCCTTCGCCACTCCGAAATTTCTGGTTTCTTTTTTTACGAGCTTTAACGCCTGTTTTGCGTATTAATTCACAATTCTTACGGCAACATTCAAATTTATATTGTCGATATTTTTTGTAATCAGACATTTATTCAACAAAACCGCTAGCGAGGACCTTTTCCCTCACGTATTATTGGTTTGAAATCGACAAAGTCTTTGCCGCGATGCGTCTCTGTATCGTAAGCGCACAACCGTGCGCGGGGGTATTGTCGGCAAAAGGGGGAAACGATGTCGATGCAAGACAACAACGATATCTTTCAGTGGCGTATTGGCGCAGATCTTACCTACCAACACGTAGACGCCGCCAAGGAACGTCTGCTTGAACTGCCCGCCGGATCACTGGCGGGGGCTCCTCTCACGCGCTGCATGCACCCCGAAGACGCCTCACTGCTGACGCGGGCCCTT
The sequence above is drawn from the Desulfovibrio sp. genome and encodes:
- a CDS encoding translation initiation factor IF-2 — translated: MLGASALPPVTVTGGAAYATENSPAPPVGQDNTPADDSPSASKPGPLPLISPISYSAQCPAAPLPPHVQRLCAEAAAQMEALHAAAARLPNRRDIRMGITDADDRTALAAELYTPLIEGEHSTAGSAQSTGAQGVTVTLLARPDAAETLLRLLRNPDVLALRRLLLADMAQSLALAPQIAGEYAAAESPARGGRTSLTPGSGGTWYVAKVTPPGELEQHPPAPIMPDAGHEAARQQAQARADNLAAEITACLSALDALRLSPEGWLTSAEALPTLENAAAALPRSAAVQLLLAEAQLQAGMPQRSILSCSAALDLAPALARGRYIRSLAHWRLQQMGLAEDDLSAALNTTDETFLRTPDRVRLLRARGALRMLRNNAEGMCSDLTAACALGDCEGLAAARNQQLCTGQPAGDASPAPEVPSPAASPANTSGKVAP